In Haloarcula salinisoli, a genomic segment contains:
- a CDS encoding cold-shock protein — protein sequence MAKGKVDFFNDTGGYGFIDTEDADEDVFFHMEDVGGPDLEEGQEVEFDIEQADKGPRATNLERL from the coding sequence ATGGCGAAAGGTAAGGTCGACTTCTTCAACGACACTGGCGGCTACGGCTTTATTGACACTGAGGACGCGGACGAGGACGTCTTCTTCCACATGGAAGACGTCGGCGGCCCGGACCTCGAAGAGGGTCAGGAAGTCGAGTTCGACATCGAGCAGGCCGACAAGGGTCCGCGAGCGACCAACCTGGAGCGTCTCTAA
- a CDS encoding cold-shock protein, which produces MAKGTVDFFNDTGGYGFIDTEDADEDVFFHMEDIGGPDLEEGQELEFDIEQADKGPRANNVERL; this is translated from the coding sequence ATGGCGAAAGGAACGGTTGATTTCTTCAACGACACTGGCGGTTACGGTTTCATCGATACTGAGGACGCGGACGAGGACGTCTTCTTCCACATGGAAGACATCGGCGGCCCGGACCTCGAGGAAGGACAGGAGCTCGAATTCGACATCGAGCAGGCGGACAAGGGTCCGCGAGCCAACAACGTGGAGCGACTCTAA
- a CDS encoding DUF4397 domain-containing protein, whose protein sequence is MDDTTRRRVIQAGGIIGITGVVGGVVAGQESPTPTEGETALRVTHASPDAPAVNVNLDDQTVVENLDFGNVTDYQTVEPGTYQLQIVSAEDGGGFLGGVLGDLFGSNEQGETVLYEQEVTVEEGATYTAVAYGEAGQGAAETPTAGTPTPNETVTPDGGTTPTETATPGGGATPTETPTVEPLQAGGGQAGPLVQDLAFGESASATVPAGDYRLMVRPADDGDVTPTPGEETTPTPDGATTPTGGGTPESGTEFQVAILEDDLSSPPEGESRARVFHAVPDVGPVTVIATPQGGQGQGQGGGQGQGGGQGQGQGGGQGQGQGGGQGQGQGGPGQGQGGGQGQGQGGGQGQGQGQGPPLSANVTLEASTVYSGFAVGYADPEAAAEETPTDGTPAGTPTDGTPAGTPTDGAPTGELPGFELLVAETATDGERVDGGGT, encoded by the coding sequence ATGGACGATACGACACGCAGACGGGTTATCCAGGCTGGGGGAATCATCGGTATCACAGGCGTCGTCGGCGGCGTCGTCGCCGGGCAGGAGTCCCCGACGCCGACCGAGGGTGAGACGGCGCTGCGGGTCACCCACGCGTCGCCGGACGCGCCGGCCGTGAACGTCAACCTCGACGACCAGACCGTCGTCGAGAATCTCGACTTCGGCAACGTCACCGACTACCAGACGGTAGAGCCAGGGACCTACCAGCTCCAGATCGTCTCGGCCGAGGACGGCGGCGGATTCCTCGGTGGGGTACTGGGGGACCTCTTCGGCTCGAACGAGCAGGGTGAGACGGTGCTGTACGAACAGGAGGTGACCGTCGAGGAGGGGGCGACCTACACCGCCGTCGCCTACGGCGAAGCCGGACAGGGGGCCGCCGAGACCCCGACTGCCGGCACCCCGACGCCCAACGAGACTGTGACACCCGACGGGGGCACGACGCCGACCGAGACTGCAACACCTGGTGGCGGCGCGACGCCGACGGAGACCCCGACGGTCGAACCGCTCCAGGCTGGCGGCGGCCAGGCCGGCCCGCTCGTTCAGGACCTCGCCTTCGGGGAGAGCGCCAGCGCGACCGTCCCGGCTGGCGACTACCGGCTCATGGTCCGGCCGGCCGACGACGGGGACGTGACCCCGACGCCCGGCGAGGAGACGACACCGACGCCGGACGGCGCGACCACCCCTACTGGAGGGGGCACGCCCGAATCGGGGACCGAATTCCAGGTCGCAATCCTCGAAGACGACCTCTCCAGCCCGCCCGAAGGGGAGTCGCGCGCCCGCGTCTTCCACGCGGTGCCGGACGTCGGGCCGGTGACCGTCATCGCCACGCCACAGGGCGGTCAGGGTCAAGGGCAGGGCGGCGGACAAGGTCAGGGCGGCGGCCAGGGACAAGGACAGGGCGGCGGTCAGGGACAAGGACAGGGCGGCGGTCAGGGACAAGGACAGGGCGGCCCGGGACAAGGTCAGGGCGGCGGCCAGGGACAAGGACAGGGCGGCGGCCAGGGACAAGGACAGGGCCAGGGCCCACCGCTCAGTGCGAACGTCACGCTCGAAGCGAGTACCGTCTACAGCGGCTTCGCGGTCGGCTACGCGGACCCGGAAGCTGCAGCCGAGGAAACCCCGACGGACGGAACGCCTGCGGGAACACCGACGGACGGAACACCTGCCGGAACGCCGACGGACGGCGCC